DNA from Flavobacteriales bacterium:
GCTCACATGGACGGCACGGCCTTCGATGCGGATATCGCGCACCAGCCCAAGGGCCACGATGTCCTTCTTCAGGTCGGGCTCAATGATGCGCGATAGGGCGGAACGGACCGCGTCTGGCGTTACCGGCATGACAAAGGGTGGGCGAAATTAGGCAACCCCGGACCCTGTCCCGACACGTCCGCAAGGGCTACGGGCGGAGCGGCCCGCTAGTGCTGCCCCGCCTTCCCGGAGCCGCCTGGCGCCGGAATCGACACCTCCACGCCATCGTTCTCCAACAGCCAGAGCTGTGCCATGGAGGGGTCATCGAAGTAGGCTACGCTGGCCGCAGAGGCCGGAATGGTGCTGACCATGTTGTCCACTGCGATTACCTGGAGGCCATCGGTGCCGCTCACGATTGCGATGCGGACCAGGCCGGCCTCGAGGAGCCTCGGAATCACCTCCCGCTCGCTCCAAGCCCGGTCCGCGAAGAGGATGGAGCCCAGGCCACGGGAGTCGCTCAGGAAGTGCTTCAGCCCGAAATCCCTCACGGCCTTGAGCACAGCAAGCGAGGGCGCGCGATAGGCCTCTCCGGTCGCGCTGCACCGCCAGGTGAGCCGAACCAGATGCTGTTGCGGGTGGACCTCCACCTGGGCGTGGTCGCTGGAAAAGGTGATCTGCGCTTCCATGGCTGATCCGATTGAGCCAGCAAGCTAATGCGCGACGGAACGGATTGCACGGCCCGCCCCGGAAAGCGCCTCCGCTCCTTGCGGATCCACCACTTCTGGGAGCACGGCCCGGCTCCTCTTCCGCCGCTCAGAGCCGAAGCTCGGTCACCGGATCCCAGAACCGGGCTGCGAAGTCCACCACTTGGTCGTCCTTCACACGCACGCCTTCCCCCTCCAGCAGCTTCTGCATGCGGTCATCCGGGCCGAAGTGGTGCTTGCCGGTGAGGATGCCCGCGCTGTTCACCACGCGATGCGCCGGTACGGGCGGCTTCACGGTGTGGCTGTTATTCATGCAATACCCGACGATACGGGCCGACCGTGCCGCACCAAGGTACTTGGCGATCGCGCCATAGCTCGTCACCCGCCCGCACGGGATCCGGCGCACCACATCCATCACATCAGCGAAGAAGTCACGCTGCTGGACCGCCCCCGCTCGCAGCTGCTTCCTAGGTGCTTTGCCGTTCGCGCCCATGATCATGCCGCTGGTCGTGCAGCGATCCATCGCCTGAAGCGTTCCACAGCATCGGTGCCGGAGAGGTCGGGCTTGGCCGGAATCGGCATCCGTCCGGCTGAGGTGCACCGCTGGCAAAGCCTGTCGAGCTCGGATACGCGCACCACATATGACCACGGAACCTCGCTCCGCGCACCGGATGAGGTCGTGCCCACGAACCGATCCGCATCGACCGTGAATCGCCGCTCCTCGTTGACTTGTTGATTGTCCTTTCGACTGGCCCATGCGGCAAGGACCACCATTCGAATGACCGGCAGGGAAAAGAGCACAAGCCCGTGGAAGCGGAGCGCCCCTGCCGCGGAAAGGAACGCGCAGGCCCCGACACCGACGAACACGGCATGCAACCACCACGCCTTGCGAAGCCAAGCCTTCATCAGCAGCCAGGGATACACCGACCGCGTGAGGCGCATGGGCTTGAGCGTGATGGCATCCATGCCTCAGTCCAGCGAGAACCGGACGTAATGGATCGTACGGCCTTCCTCCAGCCACATGCTCTCGTAGTAGGTCCGGATGCCCAGGACAGCCTGTTCCTCAGGCGATGCGCGATGCATGAGGTCGGCATAGATGTCGGCGCTATGCTCATGGATGCGCAAACCCTGCTCTTCGATCATCTCCAGCGTGTATTCGTACAGCACCGGGCTGTCGGTCTTCAGGTGCACCAGTCCCCCGGGCTTCAGGATCTCCTTGTAGCGCGCAAGGAAGATCGGGCTGGTGAGGCGCTTGCGGGGCTTGCCCAGCTGCGGGTCGCTGAAGGTGAGCCAGACCTCATCCACCTCCTGCGGACCGAAGCACCGCGTGACATGGTCAACATGGGTGCGCAGGAAACCCACGTTGCTCAGGCCTTCCTCCCGCGCATTCCGGGCACCGCGCCAGATGCGTGCGCCTTTGATGTCCACCCCGATGTAGCACCGCTCCGGATTCAGCCGAGCCAGGCCCAGGGTGTATTCGCCGCGCCCGCAGCCCAGTTCGAGCACCAAGGGCGCCTCGCGCTGGAAGAAATCAGCGTTCCAGCGGCCTTTCAGCGGGAAGCTGCCCTGCACGAGCTCCTCGAACGCGGGCTGCACCACATGCTCGAAGGTGAGGTTCTCGGCGAAGCGAGCCAGTTTGTTCTTACCCATGCTTTACCCGGCTGCACGCGGGCCTACCGGAGAGGGGCGCGAAGGTAGCCCCCGGGCGATAGCCGGCGGGTTGTCGAACTTGCCGCAGCTTAACGATCGCATCACGTCGCCGCACGCACCTTCGCCGACATGTTCAACGGAGCCCGCATCCTGGTTGCACCGCTCGACTGGGGCCTGGGCCACGCATCGCGGTGCGTGCCGATCATCCGCAGGCTGGTCGAACTCGGCGCGCAACCGGTGATCGGGGCCGACAAGGGCCCGCTGGAGCTGCTCCGCCGGGAATTCCCTGACCTGGAGCATGTGGTGCTGCCCGGTGTCGAGATTCGCTACGGCCGCGGCCCCAGCCAGCTATGGAGCATGGCCCGCCAGTTCCCGGCCATGGTGCGGAGCGTGCACGCCGAGCGGGCGCTCTTCGAACGGCTCCGGCCGGAACTGCGGCTGAACGCGGTGATCAGCGACCAGCGGTTCGGCATCCGCAGCCCCGACCTCCACAGTGTGCTCATCACGCACCAGGTCTTCCCGTACACGCCCTTCGCGCAACGCGCCTTGCGCCGGGTGAATCGCCTGCACATCAGCCGCTTCAACCGCTGCTGGGTGATGGATGAACCGGAAGCGCCGGGGCTGGCCGGCGAACTCTCCCATGGACGCCCGTGGCCTGGCAATGCGCGATACATCGGAACAGTGAGCCGGCTGCAGCGGGAAGGGCCTGCGGAGGGCCCTTATGATACGGTAGCGGTGATCAGCGGCCCGGAGCCCCAGCGCACGCTCCTCGAGCACCGGCTCATCAGCCAACTGTCCTCACTTCCCGGCCGCCACCTCCTCGTGCTCGGGCTGCCTGGCTTGGACCGCCAGGAACAGGTGGGGACGCTGGCCATCCGTGCCCATCTCGATGGGGCTGCGCTCGGTGCGGCCCTGCGCGGGGCCCGCCTTATCATCTCGCGGAGCGGCTACACCACCCTGATGGACCTCGCGGCCTTGGGACGCTCGGCTCTCGTTGTGCCCACTCCCGGTCAGCTGGAGCAGGAATACCTGGGTGAGCTGCATCGCCGCACCGGGCGTTTCGTGGTGCAGGTGCAGGAAGCGCTCGACGTGCGCCGCGCGCTCCGCGAAGCGCTGCCACCCCGAGCTGAGCCGGTGAGCGCGCACGCACCGCTTCTGGAAAGCGCCTTGGAAGAGCTGGCGGCCGCCCTCTGCTGAGGCACTCCCGTTACTTTGCGGCCATGCCGAAACGGTACGCCCTTCTTCTTTGCTCCCTTTCCTACGCACTGGCAACGGCAGCGCAGGACGACCTGGACCAGCGGCTCAACCGGCTGATGGAACATGGCGCACGGCTTCGCGAGCAGCAGCAGGCCCTCACCGCCAGGCTCGACTCGACCAAGCTGGCCATCATCCGGCGCGACCTGCTCGCCAAAGGCCTGCCGAAGCTCGAGGCCGGCGAGACCCTCATCACGCACCCGGGCCACCTGCTCGTGTACAGCGAACGGCACGAGCAGGCCAAATGGGTCGCGCACATCGCTTCGCCGGACCTCATCACCGGCAGCCTGGCCCGCATCGACTCATTCCTTCCCGATCCCAAGGTGAGCACGGGCACCGCGGTCACGGCCGATTACTGGAACAGCGGTTACGACCGCGGGCACCTGGTGCCGAGCGCCGATATGCGGTGGAACGGCGATGCCCTGCTGGCCACCTACTACTACAGCAACATCAGCCCGCAGAAGCCTGAGCTGAACCGCGGCACGTGGGCGGAGCTGGAGGATTGGGGGCGCCGCTACGTGAACTTCAGCAAGCGCCGGGTATTCGTGGTCACAGGCCCTGTGCTCCGGGAGGACCTGCCCACCCTGCAGAAAGCGGACAGGAAGAATGAGGTGAGCATCCCGGAGCTCTTCTGGAAGGTGATCGCCGACCTGGATGGCGAGCAGCCCAAGGCCATTGCCTTCGTGATGCGGAATGCCGCACAGGAATACCCGCCCATCAGCTACGCCGTCCCCGTGGACAGCGTGGAGCGCCTCACCGGCCTGGACTTCTTCCATGCGCTGGACGATGCCACGGAAGCGCGCATCGAGGCCATGCGCGAGCCGCAGGACTGGTATGCCGAGGGCGATCCCTTCTTCGGCGAGGCCGAGCCGTTGCGGGCACCGCTCCCCAAGGGCATGTTCAACACGGTGCAGGCGAAATACCACATCGGCAAGACGGCCACGGTATGCGGCACCGTGGTGAGCACCCGCAAGACCGCGAAGGCCAAGGCCATCTACCTCAACTTCGACCGGATGCACCCGCATCAGGACTTCTATGCCACCATCTGGGAGTACAACGGGCCCAATTTCAGCTACGACCCTGAGACCCATTTCCTTCAGAAGAAGGTCTGCGTAACGGGCAAGGTGACGGTGTTCGACGACATCCCCCGTATCAGCATCAACAACGAGAATGAAGTGATGCTCTACGACGAGGCCGTGACCGGGCGCTGATCAATCGGGACGCTGCAGCGTGAAGGTGAATGTGGTGCCCTTGCCCTCCACGCTTTTCACCGTGATGCTCTGCCCATGGGCATCGATGATGTGCTTGACGATGGCCAGGCCCAGTCCCGAGCCGCCCTCGTTCCGGGCGCGGCTCTTGCCCACTCTGTAGAAGCGCTCGAACAGCCGCGGAAGGTGCTCGGGGCTGATGCCGATGCCATCGTCCGCCACCTCCACGGCCACCTGGTCGCCGAGCAGGTAGCTTGAAACGTGGCAGCCCCCCCCCTCACGGCCGTAGTTGATGGCATTCGTGAACAGGTTCACCAGCACCTGCATCAGCCGATCGCGATCCACCCGCACAGGTGTGCCGCGCTCCACGCCGTTGACCAGCTTCACCCCTTTGGATGCGCTCTGCAGTTCAAGGGATTCGATGGCGTCGCGCACCACCTCATGGAGGTCCACCACCGCAAGCCGGAGGTCCATAACGCCGCTCTCGAGCTTCGAGATCATGTCCAGGTCCTCCACGATCTTCATCAGGCGGTCGACTCCGTTGGAGGCGCGCTCCAGGAAGTCGCGGTTCACCTTCTCGTCCTCCAGCCCGCCTTCCAGCAGCGTAAGGATGTAGCCTTGGATGTTGAAGATGGGCGTCTTCAGCTCATGGGCCAGGTTGCCTATGAATTCGCGGCGGAACTTCTCGCGTTCCTGCAGCTCGCGGATCTCCGTGCGCCGCTCGCTGGCCCATTCCGCCACCTCCGCATTCACCCTGCTGAGCTCATCGCCCGCAGCGGTCCGCTCCGGCGCAGGCCTCCCGCGCCGCAGATCGTGAACGGTGCGATAGAGCGTCTTGATCCGCCCATGCACGAAACGCTCGATGCCGAATGAGAACGTTGCGTATGCCACCCCGAGGATGGCCAGCGCGCACAGGAACGGCCACCAGGGCGCCAGGGATGAACCGGCGATGTCGGCGCCCATGCCAGCCAGCAGGCCACCGATGGCCGCCACCGCCATGGAGGCGAGCAATGCGATCTGGCGTGGGGTGAGTTGGCCCATGACGGTGCGTGCCGGCACGTAGGGCAAGTTTACCCCCGAGCGGGGATGCCCGACAGGCAGGACCGGTGATTTAACCTTTCCGAAACACAGGCCGGGTAGCTTGCGCCGCCATTCCCCATGCGCTTCGGGCTGATCGAGTTCCTTACCCTCGCTGGGTCGCTGGGCCTCTTCATCTATGGGATGAAGGTGATGAGCGAAGGCCTCCAGAAAGTAGCGGGGCGCCGCATGCGCAACGTGCTGGCCAGCATGACGGCCAACCGCTTGCGGGGCGTCCTCACGGGCTTGGTGAGCACCGGGGTGATCCAGAGCAGCAGCGCGGCCACCGTGATGGTGGTCGGCTTCGTGAACGCCGGATTGCTTTCGGTGCGTCAGGCGATCAGCGTGATCATGGGCGCCAACATCGGCACCACCTTGAAGGCCGTGCTGTTCAGCTGGGCGGTGTTCGCCGATGTGAGCATCACCAAGCTGGCCATCCCCATCATCGGCATCGCCTTCCCGCTGCTGTTCATGAGGGCGCCTCGGGCCCGAGCAGGCGCCGAATTCCTGCTAGGCGCAGCCCTGCTCTTCCTCGGCATCGAGTTCCTCAAGCAGTCGGTCCCCGCCCCCTCGCCGGAGGCGCTGCGCTTCCTCCATGGGCTCAGCGACCGGGGCATGCTCTCCGTGGTGCTGTTCGTGCTCATCGGCGCCGCGCTGGCGGCGGTCATCCAGTCCTCGAGCGCCTCCATCGCACTCACCCTGGTGCTCTGCGAGAACGGGACCATCGGCTATGACATGGCCGCAGCGCTGGTGCTGGGCGAGAACATCGGCACCACGGTAACGGCGAACATCGCCGCCCTTGTGGCCAGTGCATGGGCCAAGCGCACGGCACGCGCCCACCTGCTGTTCAACCTCATCGGCGTGGCCTGGGCGCTGCTCCTGTTCAGGCCATACCTCGACCTCATCGACCGCTACGTGGCAGCCACCTTCGGCGCCTCGCCCTATTACGACCATGCCTCGATCATGTGGGCGCTCACCGCGCTCCACATCAGCTTCAATGTGACCAACACCCTGCTGCTGGTCGGATTCGTGCCCCTGCTTGAGCGCATCGTTACATGGATGGTGCCCGCCCGCACCCAGCTGGATGAGGAATACCGGCTGGAATACCTCGATGCTGACATCCCCCTCTCCCCCGAGGTCTCCCTCATCGAGGCACGTCGTGAGATCGCCCGATTCGGCCGTGTCACCCATGAGATGCTGGGCATGACGCGCGAACTGCTCACCGCGCGCGAGAGCGTGCAGCGCGACCGGCTCATGCAGCGCATGGCCCGATACGAGCAGCTCACCGACCGCATCGAGGTGGAGGTGGGCAAGTACCTTACCAAGACCAGTACCGAGGCGCGCAACGAGGAGGTCACCCAGCGCATCCGCGGCATGCTCAGCATCGTGGGCGACCTGGAGCGCGTGGGCGACATCTTCTTCCAGATGAGCAAGGCCATGGAGCGCAAGCTCGATGACCGCGTCTGGTTCACACCGGAGCAGCGGCAGGACCTCTCCGGCATGCTCGACCTGCTGGACCAGGCCTTCGAGGTGATGCACCGCAACCTGGATGCGGACCAGGACCTCGTGCGGCTGGATGAGGCCGTGGAGGCCGAGCAGCGCATCAATGCCTTGCGCGACCAACTGAGGCACAAGCATTGGAAGAGCATCGAGGAGGGCGACTACAACGTTCGCAGCGGCCTCGTCTACCACGATCTGTTCAGCAGCTGCGAGAAGGTGGGCGACCACCTGATCAACGTCTCCGAGGCGCTCGCCGGCGAGATGTGACCGCGCCCCTCAGGGCGCCACCTTCACCGGATCGCTGACCACCGTATTGCTGGTGTGCAGTGCGCGGTCAACCAAGCGCGCGGAGATGCGGACGGTATCGAACGGATTGCCCGGCACGATGGGCCAAGGCTTCAACGCCACGGCAATCTCCCCCTCCAGCGCCTTATTCTGGCCGGTGGGTGTGATGCGCGGGATGCGGTAGTACAGCGGGAGCGCGAAGTCCACGCGCGTCCACACGCCGTTCCGGAGCTCATCGTAATCCAGGAAGAGGTTGTGGTAGTAGGTCGACCCGGTGTCGAACGGCGGCTGATTGTCACCGCCGTCCAGGCCCACATCCCCGTCACCATCGGTGAAACCGATGACGAAGGAGGCCGAATCCTGGTATTGGGTGAACGATCGGAAGGTGATGACCGGCTCCACCGGGAACTCCTCCGGCTTGCGGCAGCCGAGCACCGCCGCCATGGCGATGGCCAGGAGCCCGGCTACTTTTACCCGCGAGGTGCGCATCGGTCGCATTGTTCCAAAGGTATGCCGCCAGCGGTGCCACAGCCCAGCCCCACCCTCTTCCGGGAGCAGGTCCTGGCCGTCCGCACCGCTGAGGAGTTCAACGCCGCCGCCCTTGGATTATTCCGTCTGCATGCCTCCTCGAACCCTGTGTACCGGGGATTCCTTGAAGGACTGGGGCAGGACCCGGCCGAGGTGCGCGAGGTGGCTGGCATCCCGTTCCTCCCCATCACGGCGTTCCGCCGGCATACCGTGCTGCTTGAGGGGCTCAAGCCCACGATCACGTTCACCAGCAGCGGCACCACCGCCTCCGTCACCAGCCGGCACCCCGTGCCCTGGCCGGACCTCTACGAGCGGTCCTTCATGGCTTCCTTCACTGCTGCCTATGGCCCGCCTCAGGGTTGGCGCATACTGGCGCTGCTGCCCTCCTACCTCGAGCGCTCGGGCAGCTCTTTGGTCCATATGGCTGAGCGCCTCATCGCGGCCACGGGCGATGCGCTCAGCGGCACCTACCTCTACCGGTACGACGAGCTGGCGGAGGCGCTCCGCCGCTCGGAGGCAGAAGGCCGGCCCACCCTGCTGCTCGGCGTCACCTTCGCCCTCCTCGACCTGGCCGAGCACCATCCGATGCCGCTGCGCCATACCGTGATCATGGAGACGGGCGGCATGAAAGGGCGCCGGCCCGAATTGGTGCGGGAGGAGCTGCACCGGATACTGCGTGAGGCCTTCGGGGTGCCGGCCATCCACAGCGAGTACGGCATGACGGAACTGCTCTCGCAGGCCTGGAGCGGCGGGGAGGGCGTATACCGGTGCCCGCCGTGGATGCGGGTACGCATACGCGAGGTGAACGACCCGTTCGCTACGGTGCCGGACGGCCGAACGGGAGGCCTCGACATCATCGACCTCGCCAACGTGGCCAGTTGCCCCTTCATCAGCACGCAAGACCTGGGGCGCAGGCACCAGGACGGGGCCTTCGAGGTGCTGGGCCGCTTCGACAACAGCGATGCGCGGGGGTGCAACCTGCTCCTTGAGGTCTAGCCCGCCACCTTCACCAGGAAGTAGTTCTTCTTGCCCCGTTGCAGCAGGAGGAAACGCCGATCGGCATCCGCAGTCCACGCCTCCTCCACCTTCTGGCGATTCACGCTGATGCTGCCTTCCTTCAAGGCACGCTTCGCTTCGCCCTTGCTGGGAAGGAAGCCCGTCAGCTCCGTGAGCAGATCGGTGATTGCGGCGCCCATGAGGCGCTCGCGCGGAACCTCGGCCTGCGGCACCCCCTCAAACACCTCGAGCCATTGCCGGTCCGTGAGGCGGTCCAACGCATCGGCCGTGGCATTGCCGAAGAGGATCTCGCTCGCCTGCTGCGCAGCCTTCAGCTCTTCCCGGCCATGGACCCGGCTCGTGATCTCCTCCGCCAGCGCCCTCTGCAAGGCCCGCTGGTGCGGCGCCTTGGCATGCTCGGCAATCAGGGCCTCCACCCGCTCCTGCTCCCAGGTGGTGAAGATCCGCAGGCACTTCTCCGACTCCGCGTCGGCAGTATTGAGCCAGAACTGGTAGAACCTGTAAGGCGAGGTGCGCTTCGCATCGAGCCAGATGTTGCCGCCCTCGCTCTTGCCGAATTTGCTGCCATCGGCCTTGGTGAGCAGCGGCGTGGTGATGGCGAAGGCAGGGTTGCTGACGGCCTCCTCTCCCCCCATGCGCCGGATGAGCTCCGTACCGGTGGTGATGTTGCCCCACTGGTCGCTGCCCCCCATCTGGAAGCGCACGCCCTTGTGCTTCCAGAGCCAGTAGAAGTCGTAACCCTGCACCAGCTGATAGCTGAACTCGGTGAAGCTGATGCCCGTCTCCAAGCGGCTCTTCACGCTGTCCTTCGACATCATGTAGTTCACGGTGATGTGCTTGCCCACCTCACGGATGAAGCGCAGGAAGCCCATGTCCTTGAACCAGTCGTAGTTGTTCACGAGCTCGGCCGCGTTCGGGCCGCTGAAATCGATGAAGCGCTCGAGCTGCGCCTGCACGCAAGCCTGGTTATGGCGCAGCGCATCCTCGTCGAGCAGGTTGCGCTCGGCGCTCTTGCCGCTGGGATCGCCCACCATGCCAGTGGCGCCGCCGACCAGCGCGATGGGCGTGTTGCCGCAGCGCTGGAAGTGCACCAGCATCATGATCTGTACCATGTTGCCCACATGGAGGCTGTCCGCCGTGGGGTCGAAGCCGATGTAGCCGCGCTGGGGGCCCTTGGACAATTGCTCCTCGGCGCCGGGCATGCTGTCATGCAGCAGGCCTCGCCAGCGCAGTTCCTCGATATAGTTCCTCATGACGCTTCACCCGCCCGGCGGGCGGCAGCGAAGGTAGCCGGAGGCGGGCGGAGGGGCTACCTTTCGCTCCCCCGCATGGATCTCGTAACCGGCGCCACCGGCATCGTGGGCACGCATGTGCTCCTCGAGCTCCTCCGTGCCGGGAGGCCGGTGCGTGCGCTGCACCGCGCCGACAGCGATCGGGGAATCGTGCAGCGGGTCTTCCGCCACTATGGCCACGAGGGGTTGGCCGGCCGCATCGAATGGGCCCAAGGCGACCTTCAGGATGTCGACGCACTGCGCGATGCGCTACAGGGCATCACGCACGTCTATCATGCCGCAGCGGTCGTGAGCTTCGACCCGCGCCACGCACGGTCGATGTATGCGGTGAACGCGGGGGGAACTGCGAATCTCGTGGACATGGCCCTGGAGGCGGGTGTGTGCAGGCTGTGCCACGTAAGCTCCACCGCAGCCATCGGGTCCGCCGGCGCCGGTGCGGTGCGGGATGAGTCGATGCCCTGGGCCGACGTGGCGGGGACATCGGACTACTCCCGCAGCAAGCATCTGGCGGAAATGGAGGTGCAGCGCGGCATCGCGGAAGGGCTTGATGCAGTGATCGTGAACCCGAGCGTGATCATCGGGCCCGGTGCCCCGGGCCGCAGCAGCATGGCGCTCCTCACCCGGCTCCGCAAGGGAACACGCTTCTACACGCGGGGCACCAATGCATTCGTCGATGCCCGCGACGTGGCGGCATGCATGGTGGCCCTCATTGAGCGCGGCTCCTGCGGCGAACGCTACCTGATCCCCGGCGAGAACGCCACCTACCGCAGCCTGTTCGAGGCCGCCTGCCGCGCATTCGGGAACCCGGCGCCTACCTGGGAGGCGAAGGCATGGATGCTCCATCTGGCCTGGAGGGCGGAACGGCTGCGCAGCCTGCTCACGGGCTCCTCTCCCTTGGTCACCCGCACCGCCGTTGCCAGCGCCCTTGCGCGCCGCTCGTACAGCGGCGCTAAGGCTGCGGAGCTCCTGGGCTACCGGTTCAGGGCCTTGGAGGAGTCCGTGGCCAACGCGGCATCCTTCGCCGCCGCTGCATCGTGAAGGCGCTCGTCCTTCATCACCCGCAGCCGCTCCACAACAGCTTCATACACCGCCTGCATCGCCTCCGGCCGGGCGGCATAGTGGTCGAAGCTCCTGCGGAATGCCGCGCTGTCGATGCCATGCTCCGCGAATACCTCGGCATAGCAGCTATCCGGATCCGAGGTCGCTGGCTGCATCATGGCGATCTCCTGATTCAGCCGCGCCTCCACCAGCGTCATGTCGACCATGATGCCCACGAACCGCTCCCGGGGCAGTACCTCTTCCGGCACGGGGTCTGCAGGGCGGCAGCCGCACGCGAGCAGGAGCAGCAGAATGGCAACGGGCCTCATCGGTCGAACATGAGCCGCTCTCCGCGCGCATCGCCGTCCACCCGGCCATCGGCGTAGACCTGCCGGCCATTCACCCAGGTGCGCAGGACCTTCGCATGGAACCTCTGGCCCTCAAAGGGCGACCAGCCGCATTTGCTCAGGAGGCCATTGCGCGTGACGGTCCACGGCGCATCGAGGTCCACCAGCACGAGATCGGCCTTGAAGCCCTCGCGCACATAGCCCCGCTCGGCGATGCGGAAGAGCCTCGCGGGCGCGTGACAGAGCTTCTCGACCACCTGCTCGATGGTGAATACGCCTTCGCGCGCCAACTCCAGCATCGCCGGCAGTGCATGCTGCACCAGGGGGCCGCCGCTCGGGCACTGGCGGTACCTCTGTGCCTTCTCCTCGAGCGTGTGAGGCGCATGATCGGTGGCCACCACATCGATGCGGCCCTCGTCCACGGCCCTGCGGATGGCATCGCGGTCGGCTGCTGTCTTCACGGCAGGGTTCCACTTGATCAGGCTGCCCTTCGCGGCGTAGTCGGCATCGGTGAACCAGAGGTGATGGACACAGGCCTCAGCCGTGATGCGCTTACCCTCCACCGGCCCCGGTTCGAAGAGCCCTACCTCCTTCGCCGTGCTGATGTGCAGTACATGCAGGCGCGTACCGAAGGCCTTCGCCCGCGCCACCGCAGTGCTGCTCGAACGATAGCAGGCCTCGGCGCTGCGGATGAACGGATGCTCCTCGATGGGGATGTCCTCTCCGTAGCGTTCGATGCGCCTCTCGAGCTCCTGCCTGATGAGAGGGTCATCCTCGGCATGGATGGCGAGCAGCAGGTGCGCGCGGCGGAAGAGCTCGTCGAGGGCATGCTCCTCGGTGATCACCATGTCGCCGGTGCTGCTCCCGAGGAAGGCTTTGAGCCCGCAGACCCGGCGGGGGTCGGTGCGCACCACCTCCTCGATGTTGCGCTCGCCGCAGCCCATGTAGAAGGAGTAGTTCACCACGCTGGAGGCCGCTCCGAGGCGGTACTTCTCCTCTAGCAGCTCCTGGGTGAGGGTCTGCGGAACGGTGTTGGGCATCTCCATGTAGCTGGTGATGCCGCCAGCGGCTGCGGCCATGCTGCCGTGCGCGATGTCCTCCTTGTGGGTCAGCCCGGGCTCGCGGAAATGGACCTGGTCATCGATGGCGCCCGGCAGCAGGTGGCGTCCGGCAGCATCCACCTCCCGTGCCCCAGGCACCGCGCCGATGCCCTCCGGAGCGACCCTGGCGATCCGATCGGCCTCCAGGAGCACATCGGCCTGCACCGAGAGGCCCTCATTCACTACGACCGCATCTCTTATCAGCGTGCGTTCCATGGCCATCATTTGATCCACCCGCCGAAGCGCATCTGCAGAACGCCGATCATCGCCTCGCGGAAGATGCTGGTGTTCATCTTGCTCGTCCCCTTCTCCCGGTCGATGAAGGTGATGGGCACCTCCGCGATCCGGAACCCTTTCCGCCGGGCGCGGTACTTCATCTCGATCTGGAAGGCATAGCCGACGAACCGCACCTCATCCAGCGGGATCGCCTCCAATACGCGCCGCGTGTAGCAGACGAATCCGGCAGTGGTGTCGCGCACGCCGAGCCAGAGCACGGCGCGCACGTAGAGCGACGCGCAGTAGCTGAGCAGCACACGGTCCCAGCTCCAATCCTTCACATGGCCGCCCTTCACATAGCGCGAGCCCACGCTCATGTCCGCACCGTGGTCTGCGCAAGCCTTGTAGAGGCGGACAAGGTCATCCGGGTCGTGCGAGAAATCCGCATCCATCTCGAAGATGAACGCATAGCCCTCCGCCAACGCCCATTTGAAGCCCGCGATGTACGCCGTTCCCAAGCCGAGCTTGCCCTGTCGCTCGATCAGGTGCACGCGCCCGGGATGCAAGGCCATCATCTCCCGCACGATCGCTGCGGTGCC
Protein-coding regions in this window:
- a CDS encoding acyl transferase produces the protein MPPAVPQPSPTLFREQVLAVRTAEEFNAAALGLFRLHASSNPVYRGFLEGLGQDPAEVREVAGIPFLPITAFRRHTVLLEGLKPTITFTSSGTTASVTSRHPVPWPDLYERSFMASFTAAYGPPQGWRILALLPSYLERSGSSLVHMAERLIAATGDALSGTYLYRYDELAEALRRSEAEGRPTLLLGVTFALLDLAEHHPMPLRHTVIMETGGMKGRRPELVREELHRILREAFGVPAIHSEYGMTELLSQAWSGGEGVYRCPPWMRVRIREVNDPFATVPDGRTGGLDIIDLANVASCPFISTQDLGRRHQDGAFEVLGRFDNSDARGCNLLLEV
- the tyrS gene encoding tyrosine--tRNA ligase, producing the protein MRNYIEELRWRGLLHDSMPGAEEQLSKGPQRGYIGFDPTADSLHVGNMVQIMMLVHFQRCGNTPIALVGGATGMVGDPSGKSAERNLLDEDALRHNQACVQAQLERFIDFSGPNAAELVNNYDWFKDMGFLRFIREVGKHITVNYMMSKDSVKSRLETGISFTEFSYQLVQGYDFYWLWKHKGVRFQMGGSDQWGNITTGTELIRRMGGEEAVSNPAFAITTPLLTKADGSKFGKSEGGNIWLDAKRTSPYRFYQFWLNTADAESEKCLRIFTTWEQERVEALIAEHAKAPHQRALQRALAEEITSRVHGREELKAAQQASEILFGNATADALDRLTDRQWLEVFEGVPQAEVPRERLMGAAITDLLTELTGFLPSKGEAKRALKEGSISVNRQKVEEAWTADADRRFLLLQRGKKNYFLVKVAG
- a CDS encoding dihydroorotase, with amino-acid sequence MERTLIRDAVVVNEGLSVQADVLLEADRIARVAPEGIGAVPGAREVDAAGRHLLPGAIDDQVHFREPGLTHKEDIAHGSMAAAAGGITSYMEMPNTVPQTLTQELLEEKYRLGAASSVVNYSFYMGCGERNIEEVVRTDPRRVCGLKAFLGSSTGDMVITEEHALDELFRRAHLLLAIHAEDDPLIRQELERRIERYGEDIPIEEHPFIRSAEACYRSSSTAVARAKAFGTRLHVLHISTAKEVGLFEPGPVEGKRITAEACVHHLWFTDADYAAKGSLIKWNPAVKTAADRDAIRRAVDEGRIDVVATDHAPHTLEEKAQRYRQCPSGGPLVQHALPAMLELAREGVFTIEQVVEKLCHAPARLFRIAERGYVREGFKADLVLVDLDAPWTVTRNGLLSKCGWSPFEGQRFHAKVLRTWVNGRQVYADGRVDGDARGERLMFDR
- a CDS encoding polyprenol monophosphomannose synthase; the encoded protein is MAQRLVIIPTYNERENIRDILAHALRLDPAFDALVVDDGSPDGTAAIVREMMALHPGRVHLIERQGKLGLGTAYIAGFKWALAEGYAFIFEMDADFSHDPDDLVRLYKACADHGADMSVGSRYVKGGHVKDWSWDRVLLSYCASLYVRAVLWLGVRDTTAGFVCYTRRVLEAIPLDEVRFVGYAFQIEMKYRARRKGFRIAEVPITFIDREKGTSKMNTSIFREAMIGVLQMRFGGWIK
- a CDS encoding DUF4296 domain-containing protein yields the protein MRPVAILLLLLACGCRPADPVPEEVLPRERFVGIMVDMTLVEARLNQEIAMMQPATSDPDSCYAEVFAEHGIDSAAFRRSFDHYAARPEAMQAVYEAVVERLRVMKDERLHDAAAAKDAALATDSSKALNR
- a CDS encoding NAD-dependent epimerase/dehydratase family protein codes for the protein MDLVTGATGIVGTHVLLELLRAGRPVRALHRADSDRGIVQRVFRHYGHEGLAGRIEWAQGDLQDVDALRDALQGITHVYHAAAVVSFDPRHARSMYAVNAGGTANLVDMALEAGVCRLCHVSSTAAIGSAGAGAVRDESMPWADVAGTSDYSRSKHLAEMEVQRGIAEGLDAVIVNPSVIIGPGAPGRSSMALLTRLRKGTRFYTRGTNAFVDARDVAACMVALIERGSCGERYLIPGENATYRSLFEAACRAFGNPAPTWEAKAWMLHLAWRAERLRSLLTGSSPLVTRTAVASALARRSYSGAKAAELLGYRFRALEESVANAASFAAAAS